Proteins encoded within one genomic window of Triticum aestivum cultivar Chinese Spring chromosome 2D, IWGSC CS RefSeq v2.1, whole genome shotgun sequence:
- the LOC123053242 gene encoding 30S ribosomal protein S11, chloroplastic isoform X1, with the protein MQAQYGLESSAQNAARITRRPTHPNPGTAHSREALSLPTPALPHRSSSSRPLQTLASSSSRRRRRRHVREEEDPRAQGGERDARPRRPRGGARLRRRAHLRLLQRHLHRKIPRTRRLSCCFSVYTADLKLLPHLASLSQHVTDLSGRETLVRITGGMKVKADRDESSPYAAMLASQDVAVRCKELGITALHIKLRATGGNKTKTPGPGAQAALRALARSGMKIGRIEDVTPVPTDSTRRKGGRRGRRL; encoded by the exons ATGCAAGCCCAGTATGGTCTAGAGAGCTCAGCGCAAAATGCAGCCCGTATAACCAGGCGACCCACGCATCCAAACCCGGGCACGGCCCACTCTCGGGAGGCTTTATCTTTGCCCACTCCTGCACTTCCCCACCGCAGCTCATCTTCTCGTCCActccaaaccctagcctcctcctcctctcgccgccgccgccgccgccatg TCAGGGAGGAAGAAGACCCGCGAGCCCAAGGAGGAGAACGTGACGCTCGGCCCCGCCGTCCGCGAGGGGGAGCACGTCTTCGGCGTCGCGCACATCTTCGCCTCCTTCAACGACACCTTCATCGTAAGATCCCAAGGACACGCCGCCTTTCTTGCTGCTTTTCTGTTTACACCGCGGACCTGAAACTCTTGCCACATCTGGCTTCGCTGTCGCAGCATGTCACGGATCTGTCCGGGAGGGAGACGCTCGTCCGCATCACCG GTGGCATGAAGGTCAAAGCTGATCGTGATGAATCATCCCCTTATGCAGCTATGCTTGCATCTCAGGATGTTGCTGTAAGATGTAAG GAGCTTGGAATTACTGCTCTGCACATTAAGCTCCGTGCTACTGGTGGAAACAAGACAAAAACTCCAGGTCCTGGTGCTCAAGCTGCGCTTAGAGCTCTTGCACGTTCTGGCATGAAGATTGGACGCATTG AGGATGTTACCCCGGTCCCCACTGACAGCACCCGCCGGAAGGGTGGTAGAAGAGGAAGGAGGCTGTAA
- the LOC123053242 gene encoding 40S ribosomal protein S14 isoform X2 produces MSGRKKTREPKEENVTLGPAVREGEHVFGVAHIFASFNDTFIHVTDLSGRETLVRITGGMKVKADRDESSPYAAMLASQDVAVRCKELGITALHIKLRATGGNKTKTPGPGAQAALRALARSGMKIGRIEDVTPVPTDSTRRKGGRRGRRL; encoded by the exons atg TCAGGGAGGAAGAAGACCCGCGAGCCCAAGGAGGAGAACGTGACGCTCGGCCCCGCCGTCCGCGAGGGGGAGCACGTCTTCGGCGTCGCGCACATCTTCGCCTCCTTCAACGACACCTTCATC CATGTCACGGATCTGTCCGGGAGGGAGACGCTCGTCCGCATCACCG GTGGCATGAAGGTCAAAGCTGATCGTGATGAATCATCCCCTTATGCAGCTATGCTTGCATCTCAGGATGTTGCTGTAAGATGTAAG GAGCTTGGAATTACTGCTCTGCACATTAAGCTCCGTGCTACTGGTGGAAACAAGACAAAAACTCCAGGTCCTGGTGCTCAAGCTGCGCTTAGAGCTCTTGCACGTTCTGGCATGAAGATTGGACGCATTG AGGATGTTACCCCGGTCCCCACTGACAGCACCCGCCGGAAGGGTGGTAGAAGAGGAAGGAGGCTGTAA